The Candidatus Denitrolinea symbiosum DNA window CCCGTCACAAACGCGGGTCGTACATGGTCGGCGCGCTGGCGCGCTTCAACAACAACTACGAGCAGCTCCATCCGCGCGCCAAAGCCGCCGCGCAAAAACTGGGCATGCAGCCCAAGATCACCAATCCCTATTACAACACGGCCGCGCAGGTGGTGGAGATCGTCCACTGCACCGAGGACGCGATCCGTCTCATTGACGAGTTGCTGTCCCGCGGGGTCAAGCCCGAAGAGCCCGCGCCCGCCCGCCCGAAGAAGGACGCCCGCGGCGTCGGCGTCTGCGAGGTGCCGCGCGGACTGCTAATCCACTGCTACGAGATCCAGGAAGACGGCAGCCTGTCCGGCGCGGACTGCATCATCCCCACAAACCAGAATGTCGCCAACATCGAAGCCGACATGCGCAGCCTCGTGCCGCAGATTCTGGACAAGCCGGTGGAGGCGATGCAGCTCGACCTCGAAATGCTGGTGCGCGCCTACGACCCGTGCATCTCCTGCTCGGTCCACGTCTTGAAACTCGACTGACCATGACGCTCCCGGCCCCGGCGCGCGACGTTCTGATCCTCGGAATCGGCAACCCCCTGATGGGCGACGACGGGGTCGGGATTCGCGCGGCCGAGGCGCTGGCCCGCTCCGAACTGCCGGAGGGCGTGACGGTGCAGGAGGCCGGGCTGCCCGGCTGGGGACTCCCCTCGTGGCTGGAGGGCCGCTCGCGCGTCATCCTGGTGGACGCCGTGCAGATGGACGCCGCGCCGGGCGCGTGGAAACGCTTCCGCTTCGGCGACCTGCGCCTGGCGCTGGAGGACAGTTCCCTCTCCCTGCACGCGCCGGGACTGGCCTGCGGCCTCGCGCTGACCGAGGCCCTGAACCTGCTGCCGGAGGACCTCACCCTCTACGGAGTCCAACCCGCGCAGATCGCGGCCGGGGAGAGCTTGAGCGCGGAAGTGTCCGCGTGTTTGCCGGAACTCGTACAAACCATTTTGAGCGATCTATGATACAAAGGAACGGAATGAACAAAAAACGCATCCTTCTCGTGGACGACGACGCCGACCAACGCCTGAGCGTGCGCCTGCCGCTCGAAGCCGCCGGCTATGAAGTGGCGGAAGCCGCCAACTTCGACCAGGGTCTCGAGGCCGTCAAGCGACTCAAACCCGACCTGATCGTGCTGGACGTAATGATGGACACGACCACGGCCGGGTTCCAGTTCGCGTTGACGCTGCGCAACGCCGACGCCGCTTCGGAGTACGCGGCCTTCAAGAACCTGCCCATCGTCATGCTGACCGCCATCCACAGCACCACCTCCCTGCGCTTCACGCCGGACGAGGATTACCTGCCCGTGCAGACCTTCCTCGAAAAGCCGGTCGACCCGCAGACGTTACTCGCGACCATAAAACATCACCTGGAAGGATAAGGCTGGAAGGCGTGAGAGCGAATCCGACTTCCGCGGACGTCGTCAAGGGATCTCCTCCTCCCTGGAGACGCAGTTCGCTCGTCGAAGCCGAGCTGCCGGATAACGTCGGCTTGCTGATCAGCCTGCGCTGGTGGGCCGCGCTGGGCGTGATCGTTGTCGCGCTGCTGCTCAAGCCGCTTCTGCGCATCGAAGCCCCGACCGGCCGCCTGGTGATCGTCGGGGCCTCGCTCTTTCTATACAACCTGGTCTTCTGGCTCGTCCGCCGCTCAGTCCTGGTCCACGCCGCGCGCGCGGCTGCCTACCAGCGGTTCGCCATCGGACAAATGGCGCTCGACTGGATCGCGACCATCCTGCTCATCCATTATTCGGGGGGGATCGAAAGCCCGGCGATCCTGTTCTTCTTCTTCCACCTGGTGATCGCCTGCATCCTGTTCCAGCCGCGCGTCGCGGCCGGCTTTTGCGCGTTCGCGCTGATCCTGGTTTATGGCCTGGCCGGATTGGAGTATCTGTCCATCCTGCCGCATTACACGCTGTCGGGTTTTATGGATGCGCCGCTATACCGGAACGGTCTCTACGTGGTCGGCAGGCTGCTCTTCTTCGGCTTCACCGCCGTTTTCATCACATATCTGGTCACGAACGTTGCCAGGCATCTCAACAAACGCGTCGAACAGGTGATGGACCTGAGCGAAAGCCTGCAGCAGGCCACCAATCAATTACAGGCTTTGAACCGCAGCGCGCGCGCGGTCACCGCCTCGCTTCAACTCAACAAAGTGCTAAACCTGCTGGCGCAAAACACCGCCGAAGTGATGAACGTCCGCGCCTGCTCGATCCGCCTCCTCGACCCGACCGGGAAGAAACTCGAAACGCTGGTGGTCTACGGCCTGAGCCAGGCCTACATTAACAAGGGTCCGATCCTGCTCGAGAATAGCCCACACGACCGGCGGGCGATGGAAGGCGTCGTCGTCAACATCCCCGACGTCAGCCAGAGTTCGCTGCTGCAATATCCCGAATGGGCGCAGCAGGAGGGCTACTACTCGATGCTGTCCGCGCCGATCTCCGGCAAGGACCAGCCGTTTGGCGTCCTGCGGGCATATTCCGAGGAGAAGAATCACTTCACGGAAAACGACGAGCGCTTCCTGGCGGCCATCGCCGCGCAAGGCGGGATCGCCATCGAGAACGCCATGGCCTATCAGGCTGTGGAGGAATTGGAGGAGACCAAAAGCGCCTTCGTGCGGACGTTTACGCACGAACTGCGTTCCCCCGTCGGCGTGATCCACAGCCTGCTGCGCAACCTCACCGACGGGTATGCCGGCGAGTTGACCGCCCTCCAACGCGACCTGATCGAGCGCGCCCTACGCCGCACCAAGTTCCTGCAGGAATTGATTGACGACCTGCTCGACCTTTCGGTGGGAAAACTACAAAAGCGTTCCGCCGAATCCCTCCAGGTCGTGACGGTCAAAGAGACCCTGCAACGGGTGGCGAGCCGGTTCGAGATCCCCGCCCGGGAAAAAAGCCTGGAACTCCGCTTCGATGACCGGGACGAGGCGGGTTCGCGCGTCCTCGCGACACCAGAGGGATTGGATCTCATCTTCAACAACCTGATCTCGAACGCGGTCAAATATACGCCGACGGGAGGCAGCGTCAGTGTGCGCCTCTCGAACCGCGACAACCAGGTCTGCGTGGAAGTGGAAGACACGGGCATCGGCATCCCCGAAGAGGCCCTGCCGCATCTCTTCACCGAGTTCTACCGCGCTCCCAACGCCAAAGAACTACAGGACAAAGGCACCGGACTGGGACTGGCAATCGTCCGGGACACAGTCACCCGCTTCGGGGGCAGCGTGACCGTCCAAAGTCAGGCTGGACGCGGCACGCGCTTCGAGGTGGTCCTGCCGACGACGAAACAAAAAACATCCGAGGCCGCTTGACCTCGGATGTTTGATCCATCAGACTTTATCTGAAATGAGCGAATTACGCTCCGCGGATAACGCCGGCTTTTGAAATCAGGCCGGCGTTTTTCGCCGCGAATGGCGCAGGCGGGAACATTGCCCGATGGAGTATCGAGCGGTCTAGTCCGCCGCGTCAGGCGAGGATTTGGAGCGGTTTTTTTGCGGAGGCTGTTCGGGTTTGTGGTCCTTCTTCGCGCCCGCCTCGGCAGGAGGCTCCCCGGACGCAATGTTCCGTTCCTTCATCTTGCCCAGATATTCGGGCAGTTCAAAGCCAGCCATTTCAGAGATGTCCTGCAATGGAGGCAGGCTCTTGAACAGGTTGGCGATAAAGTTGGAGGTGGCCGAGCCGCCGCCGCTGCCGCCGCCCGAATCCCAGACGGTGATCTTGTCAATCTTCAGGTTGCTGATCGCTTCCACCTGGCGGGAGACCAGTTCTTCCAATTTCTCGATCATCAACAGAGTGGCGGCTGCCTGCGAATCTCCGCCCACGCTTTCGACCAGACGGCGGTAGCCTTCCGCTTTGGCCTCCAGCAGCTTCTTCATGCCCTCCGCTTCGGCCTGATACTTCGCCAGTATCCCGTCGGCAACGCCTTTGGCCTCCCTGCGGACGCGCTCGGCCTCCGCCTCGGCGGCGATCTCGACCTTGCTCTTCTCGATCTCCTGGCGGACGACCTCTTGCGCCCGCAGGCGTTCCTGCTCGGCTTTATACAGCGCCTGCTGGATGGCGACTTGCGCCTCGAACTTGGCCACTTCGGCCTGCTTCAAGGCGGCGGCGCGTTTCACTTCCAGTTCCGCTTCGAAAGCGGCGATATTGGCTTTGGCAGCGTTTTCGCCCTGAACGGCGTTGGCTTCCTGTTCCTGGACAAAGATACGCTGATCGGCTTCGGCCTGTTTCCTGCCCTTCTTGGATTCGGCATCAGCGTTCGCCCGCTGAATTTCCAAATCGGCATTGTACTTGGCGATATTGGCGTTGGCGGTGTTTTCGCCTTTGACGGCGTCGGCTTCCTGCTCCTGCACGCGCTTACGCTGGTTGGCGTCAGCCGTCTTGCGCCCGATTTCGGCCTCTGCCATCGCCTGCGCCACCTGGATCTCCTGTTCGCGTACGGCCTGGGCCTCGCCGATCGCGCCCAGTTTGGTCTGCTCGGCCACGTCCACTTTCGCCTGGTTGATCGCCTCGGCGGCAGCCTTCT harbors:
- a CDS encoding signal receiver domain (CheY, OmpR, NtrC, and PhoB); translation: MNKKRILLVDDDADQRLSVRLPLEAAGYEVAEAANFDQGLEAVKRLKPDLIVLDVMMDTTTAGFQFALTLRNADAASEYAAFKNLPIVMLTAIHSTTSLRFTPDEDYLPVQTFLEKPVDPQTLLATIKHHLEG
- a CDS encoding flotillin; translated protein: MDAAGFGILAVIAFVVIVFFTLVFMASRYKRCPSDKILVIFGRVEKGRSSRTLHGGGAFVWPLIQDYTYISLTPITINIPLEKALSLQNIRINVPSTFTVGVSTTPEIMSNAAERILHLAPQAVEEMAQEIIFGQLRLTVASLTIEQINQDRESFLDAIRHNVEPELNKIGLQLINVNITDITDASDYIASIGKKAAAEAINQAKVDVAEQTKLGAIGEAQAVREQEIQVAQAMAEAEIGRKTADANQRKRVQEQEADAVKGENTANANIAKYNADLEIQRANADAESKKGRKQAEADQRIFVQEQEANAVQGENAAKANIAAFEAELEVKRAAALKQAEVAKFEAQVAIQQALYKAEQERLRAQEVVRQEIEKSKVEIAAEAEAERVRREAKGVADGILAKYQAEAEGMKKLLEAKAEGYRRLVESVGGDSQAAATLLMIEKLEELVSRQVEAISNLKIDKITVWDSGGGSGGGSATSNFIANLFKSLPPLQDISEMAGFELPEYLGKMKERNIASGEPPAEAGAKKDHKPEQPPQKNRSKSSPDAAD